A region from the Algoriphagus machipongonensis genome encodes:
- the rplT gene encoding 50S ribosomal protein L20: MPRSVNAVASRARRKKVLKATRGYFGRGSNVWTVAKNKYEKGLQYAYRDRKQKKREFRALWIQRINAGAREHGVSYSQLMGLLKKGGVELNRKVLADLAMNHPSAFKAVVESVK; encoded by the coding sequence ATGCCTAGATCAGTAAACGCGGTAGCGTCAAGAGCAAGAAGAAAAAAAGTGCTAAAGGCCACGAGAGGTTATTTCGGAAGAGGTAGCAACGTATGGACTGTAGCCAAAAACAAATACGAGAAAGGACTTCAGTACGCATACAGAGACAGAAAGCAGAAGAAAAGAGAATTCAGAGCTTTGTGGATTCAGCGTATTAACGCAGGTGCAAGAGAGCACGGCGTATCTTATTCTCAATTAATGGGTCTTTTGAAGAAAGGCGGAGTTGAGCTTAACCGTAAGGTTTTGGCTGACTTGGCAATGAATCACCCATCGGCATTCAAAGCTGTAGTTGAAAGTGTAAAATAA